One window of Streptomyces sp. NBC_00273 genomic DNA carries:
- a CDS encoding glycerophosphodiester phosphodiesterase, producing MNRQSMLPATARAVRVVAHRGASHEHPEHTLAAYRQAIADGADALECDVRLTADHQLVCVHDRRVERTSDGRGVVSEMTYAQLSALDFGAWKGAGHAGARVLLFEDLLREVLAAPRPVGLAVETKHPTRAGGRLEVELVRMLREYGLADGAAGLVEVMSFSRSALTRLHRLVPGLPAVYLMERRLRPVRPPYATHAGPGIDLVRRDPGLVGRLKAKGLSVRVWTVDEPQDVELCLRLGVDTIITNRPRQVREQLEGR from the coding sequence ATGAACCGGCAGTCCATGCTCCCCGCCACCGCCCGCGCCGTCCGGGTGGTCGCCCACCGCGGGGCATCCCACGAGCACCCCGAGCACACCCTCGCCGCTTACCGGCAGGCCATCGCCGACGGAGCCGACGCGCTCGAATGCGACGTGCGCCTCACCGCCGACCACCAGCTGGTCTGCGTGCACGACCGGCGGGTGGAGCGGACCTCCGACGGGCGCGGGGTGGTCTCCGAAATGACCTACGCGCAGCTGTCCGCGCTCGACTTCGGGGCGTGGAAGGGAGCCGGGCACGCCGGGGCCCGGGTGCTGCTCTTCGAGGACCTGCTCCGCGAGGTGCTGGCCGCGCCCCGGCCGGTGGGGCTGGCCGTCGAGACCAAGCACCCGACCCGGGCCGGCGGCCGGCTGGAGGTCGAGCTGGTGCGGATGCTCCGGGAGTACGGGCTGGCCGACGGCGCGGCCGGGCTGGTCGAGGTGATGAGCTTCTCCCGCAGCGCTCTGACCCGGCTGCACCGGCTCGTGCCCGGCCTGCCCGCCGTCTACCTCATGGAACGGCGGCTGCGCCCGGTGCGCCCGCCCTACGCGACCCACGCGGGCCCGGGCATCGACCTCGTACGCCGGGACCCCGGGCTGGTGGGCCGGCTGAAGGCGAAGGGGCTGTCGGTGCGGGTGTGGACGGTGGACGAGCCGCAGGACGTGGAGCTGTGCCTGCGGCTCGGCGTGGACACGATCATCACCAACCGGCCCAGGCAGGTGCGGGAGCAGCTGGAGGGCCGCTGA
- a CDS encoding histidine kinase: MPSYDLSRARFRLSDEHVFVLITVATGEPVPDEFHAAQEELRACGLIDGNGQLAHVLLPLIDTLIAPTVVISLEAVGRQGQLNHGLLIGQDHVIAHQAWPGTSEAEYASVEPKMLVWALANMVNLQQSGPGGSAVHADAVVETRLGTVEAGLAALEGVSAAEAPGSERSHVHEALAQDPALGEAQATLLAALIAELRSSWRMTAAWRGREDGQDGVAARGFAVWDCGPLGYWHRELPAEPLAAGQVGPDSAVRLVRVAPKKVWDLIAELLPEEAELRHV; this comes from the coding sequence ATGCCTTCCTATGACCTTTCCCGAGCCCGCTTCCGCCTGAGCGACGAGCACGTCTTCGTCCTCATCACGGTGGCGACCGGAGAGCCCGTACCGGACGAGTTCCACGCGGCGCAAGAGGAGCTGCGGGCGTGTGGACTGATCGACGGGAACGGGCAACTGGCCCATGTGCTCCTGCCCCTGATCGACACCCTGATCGCCCCGACCGTGGTCATCTCGCTGGAAGCGGTCGGCCGGCAGGGCCAGTTGAACCACGGACTGCTCATCGGTCAGGACCACGTCATCGCCCACCAGGCCTGGCCGGGCACGAGCGAGGCGGAGTACGCGTCCGTCGAGCCGAAGATGCTGGTGTGGGCGCTGGCGAACATGGTCAACCTGCAGCAGTCCGGTCCCGGCGGGAGCGCGGTGCACGCGGACGCGGTGGTCGAGACCCGGCTCGGGACGGTCGAAGCGGGTCTCGCCGCCCTGGAGGGCGTCTCCGCCGCCGAGGCCCCGGGTTCCGAGCGTTCCCACGTCCACGAGGCCTTGGCACAGGACCCGGCCCTCGGCGAGGCGCAGGCGACGCTGCTCGCCGCTCTCATCGCCGAACTGCGGTCGAGCTGGCGGATGACCGCTGCGTGGCGGGGCCGCGAGGACGGCCAGGACGGGGTGGCAGCACGCGGTTTCGCGGTGTGGGACTGCGGCCCGCTCGGGTACTGGCACCGGGAGCTGCCGGCCGAGCCGCTGGCCGCGGGACAGGTGGGCCCGGACAGCGCCGTTCGGCTGGTCCGGGTGGCACCGAAGAAGGTCTGGGACCTGATCGCGGAACTACTGCCCGAGGAAGCCGAGCTGCGGCACGTCTGA